GGTCCAGGAATTTGCCGAGCTGGACCCGGTCCAGGGCTTCCGCGGCGCGTTCCCGTCGCTCGGCCTTCGCCATCCCCCGGACCCGGAGCCCGTAGGCGACGTTGTCGATGAGGGACATGTGGGGGAACAGCGCGTAGTCCTGGAAGACGGTGCTGACGTCCCGTTCGAAGGGCGCCTTGGTGCTGACGTCCACTCCGTCGAGCTCGATGGTCCCCGAGGTGGGGAGTTCGAAGCCCGCGATCATGCGCAGCACGGTGGTCTTGCCGGAACCGGAGGGTCCCAGCATGGAGAAGAACTCGCCCTGGCGGATGTCCAGGTCCACCCCGTCCACGGCGTTCACCTCGCCGAAGGTCTTGACGAGGTTCTTCACGCCGGATGGCCGGGATCGCGTCCCGGGCTTCGGGGCCGTCCACCACCGGGGAGGAGGCCGGGTGGCGCATCGCCTGTTCGCTCATCGCAGTGCCTTTTCTGTGGTCAGGGGCCCTTTCACGGCCCGGAATCCGGAGTGCGCGGCCACCGTGACGTGGCTCACATGCAACTTCTGGGCTAAAGACTATTACTTAAGAGGATTTATGTATAGACCCTGATTCCGAGCCCGGCTAGCATGGCGTGTAAGCCGGGATCCCGGCCCGCTCCAGCCGCACCGACGCCGCGGGGAGCCACGCCAGGAGGGGGTTCACGGATGTCGCTCTCACCCCTCGGCGCGTCCCGCAGCCTCGCCGCGCTGTTCACCCCCATCAAGTCCGGAGGCCTGGTGGACGAGGTCTGCTCCCGGATCGAACTGGCCATCGAGACCGGCCTGCTCACGGCCGGGCAGCGTCTGCCCAATGAGGTGGAACTCGCCTCCGCCCTGGGCGTCTCCGCCGTCACCACTCGCGAGGCCCTCTCTCAGCTGCGCGGCCAGGGCCTCATCCGCACGGTCCGCGGGCGCAGCGGCGGCAGCTTCATCGCCGACGACGCCCTGCCGTCCCCGCAGAAGGCCCGCCAGCGACTCGCTTCCCTCACCCGGCTCCAGATCAGCGACCTCAGCCTGCACTACCAGGCGATCGCGTCCGCCTGCGCCGGCCTGGCCGCCCGGCGTGCCACCGCGGACGACGTCGACACGCTCGAAGAACTCGCCTTCCTGCCCGGCAAGGACTCCGAGGATCCCCTCGCCTGGCGCATGGCGCACTCCGAATTCGTCCTGGAGATCGCCGCCGCCGCGCGTTCCGCACGCCTGGCCCGCGAGCTGCTCCGCATCCAGGCGGAACTCGGCACCTTGACGCTGCTGCCCTTCGGGGAACAAGCTTTTCGCGTGGAGGCCACCCGGCTCCATCAAGCCCTCGCCACCGCCATCGGACAGCACGATCCCCCCACCGCAGAGTCCCTGGTGCGCGAACTCATCCAGAACATCAGTTCATGGCTGCTCAGCGAACTCGCCACGGAGCAGCTCAGCCGCAAGGAGGCGGCTCATGACACACACTGACCCCATCACCCTTCCCCAGCCCGCCGAGGACGCCCCCGAGTCCATCCGGCACCTGAACACCCTGCTCTACACCCTGGACAGCCGCCTGGTGGCCTGGGCGGAGCAGACCACCGCCTGGCTCGCTGCGACGCCCCGGATCACCAGCACCGCTGTGGACAAGGTCATCCGCCCCGCCGTCGAAGCGCTGCTCCACCAGCCGGGCTCCCCGTTCGCGGGGGCCGGTTTCGTCGCGAACCTCGGCCTCCTGGCGCCCGACCGCAGCTACATCGCCTGGTGGCAGGGCGATGACATGGAACGCGTCGACGCCCTGGCGAACTTCAGCCCCCAGCCCGTCAGCCGGTACATGCGGGCGGAGTGGTTCCGCGTCCCCGTCTCGACAGGTCTGCCGCACGTCACCGGCCCGTACATCGATCTCCTCTGCACGGACGAATACGTCTGCACCTTCACCCACCCGGTGTTCCGCGACGGTCTCGTGGCGGGCATCGTCGGGATGGACGTGACGGCGCAGAATCTCGAGGTGATGGCCCTCGCGTCCCTGCGGACCCTGGGGCCGGAGGCGGCCCTGGTGAGCGACGCCGGCCGCGCGATCGTGGCCGTGAGCCCTGCGGTGGACCCGGGCGACGCCGTGCACGCGGCGCCGGGCGCGGCCTCCTATCGCCTGGGCCGGCACTTCACGGCCCACACCGCGGTCACCCCCGCCGGCTGAGCGACACGGGCGGGCGTTGGACGCCGGGCGCCGGGACCGGGCACCAGGTACCAGGTGCCGAGCCCGGGCACCGGGATCCCGGCGTCCCCGCCCGCCGTCCATCGCCTTCGTGACACATCCGCGCGCCTGTGACGCTTGACACCCACCCCTCTCACGCCGTTCAATAATTACGCATATTGAAAATCAACTTTCGCAATGCGAAATTGTGAGGAGCTTCCGTCGGGACGGTCTCACGCGGCGTCGCAGCCGCGCCCCTCCCCGCCCGGGACGCCTCCACGCAGAGGACAGAGGACACATGACGCTCGACGAATTCAACGCCCTGTCGCGGGAGGACGCCATCGCCGTCGTCCGCCCGTGCCTGGACATCCAGCGCTGGATCGAGGCCGTGGTGGACGCCCGCCCCTACGCCTCGGCCGGGGAACTGAGTGAGACGGCCGGATCCGTCGCGGACCCGTTCACCGCGGAGGAACTCGAAGCCGCGCTCGCGCACCACCCGCGGATCGGTGAGCGGGCCAAGGGGGACAGCAAGGAGGCCTCGCTGTCCCGCAACGAACAGTCCGCCGTCGATCCCAGCGACCGCGAGGTCCAGGAGGCCCTGGCCACCGGCAACGCCGCCTACGACCAGAAGTTCGGCCGGGTCTTCCTGATCCGCGCCGCAGGCCGCAGCGCTCAGGAGATCCTGGCCGCGCTGAACGAACGCCTGGGCAACACCCCGGAAGAAGAAGACATCATCGTGGCCGAGCAACTGCGTCAGATCGCCGTGCTCCGCCTGGAAGGAGCCGTGCAGGCATGAGCGTTTCCCAGATCACCACCCACATCCTGGACACCGGTTCAGGCCGGCCCGCGGCCGACGTCCCCGTGATCCTCTTCGCGGGCGCCGACGGCGCCTGGAACGAGATCGCGCGCGGCGTCACCGACGCCGACGGCCGGATCAAGAACCTCGGCCCCGAGTCCGTTACCGGCGGCACCTACAAGCTCAACTTCGCCACCGGCGCCTACTACGAGGGCCAGGGCCAGTCCACGTTCTTCCCGGAGGTCGAACTCACGTTCGCCGTGGCGGACACGGGCGAGCACTACCACGTGCCGCTCCTCCTGAGCCCCTTCGCGTTCTCCACCTACCGCGGCTCCTGACCCCCGATTCTCCTCCCGCGAACCGCCAGTAGGCGCCCGTATCGCCACCGCATACGGGCATCTACTGGCGGTTCGCGCATGAGTGGGCAGGGTTGCGAAGGATCCTGCGGGCCTGCACGGGTAGCTCGCAGGGAACGTCCAGTGATCCGGGATACCCTTGGAGGCATGCAGCAGGACCCCGCCTCCTCCGGCGAAACGACGTTCGAACAGCGCCAGATCACCGTGCGTACCGCCCCGAAGTACGTGCCGTTCCTGGTGCTCGGCGGCCTCATCGGCCTGGCCGTCGCCGCGATCTCCGCCTTCGGGTTCCCCAACCCCCAGTCGGCTTCCAACCCGGCCCGCTCCTATGACCCCAGCACGGTCTTCGGGTTCCTGGCCGTCCTGTTCGCCGGCCTCGGCGTCGTCCTCGGGGCCATCGTGGCGCTGATCCTGGACCGCGTGGGCCGCAAGCGCAGCCGCATCGCCACCGTTCAGGCCCTCACCCCGGAAGAGGACCGCGCGGCCGAGCAGGCCGAACGGGATGCCGACGCCTGACGGCGTCCACTCACGTCCCCCTCGGCCTCCGCACCGCTGCTGAACAGGCTCTTCACCGCTTTCCGCGACCCTCGCGACGGCGCCCGGCGCGCGACGGCGGAGGGCCGCCGTCGCGGTTCCCGTCACAGGGCGGCGCGTCCCTCCGGACATGCGATAATTGAGCAGTGGCACGCGGCGACGGAAAACTCACACACGATCTTCTTCCCGGCGAAAAAGGCCCCCAGGACGCCTGTGGCGTCTTCGGCGTCTGGGCACCGGGCGAAGAAGTGGCAAAACTGACCTACTACGGCCTTTACGCTCTGCAACACCGCGGGCAGGAATCCGCCGGCATTGCGACGAGCGATGGGCAACGCATCAACGTCTACAAGGACATGGGGCTCGTGTCCCAGGTGTTCGACGAGACCACCCTGAACACCCTCACGGGTCATCTGGCCGTGGGGCACTGCCGGTACTCCACCACGGGTGCGAGCCACTGGGCCAACGCCCAGCCGACCCTGGGAGCGACCGCCAACGGCACCGTGGCCCTGGCGCACAACGGCAACCTGACCAACACCGCCGAACTCCGCCAGATGATCATGGACCGCACCGGCGGCCAGCTCAGCGGCGAGATGAAGCAGGGC
The nucleotide sequence above comes from Arthrobacter woluwensis. Encoded proteins:
- the uraD gene encoding 2-oxo-4-hydroxy-4-carboxy-5-ureidoimidazoline decarboxylase encodes the protein MTLDEFNALSREDAIAVVRPCLDIQRWIEAVVDARPYASAGELSETAGSVADPFTAEELEAALAHHPRIGERAKGDSKEASLSRNEQSAVDPSDREVQEALATGNAAYDQKFGRVFLIRAAGRSAQEILAALNERLGNTPEEEDIIVAEQLRQIAVLRLEGAVQA
- the uraH gene encoding hydroxyisourate hydrolase produces the protein MSVSQITTHILDTGSGRPAADVPVILFAGADGAWNEIARGVTDADGRIKNLGPESVTGGTYKLNFATGAYYEGQGQSTFFPEVELTFAVADTGEHYHVPLLLSPFAFSTYRGS
- a CDS encoding cache domain-containing protein; its protein translation is MTHTDPITLPQPAEDAPESIRHLNTLLYTLDSRLVAWAEQTTAWLAATPRITSTAVDKVIRPAVEALLHQPGSPFAGAGFVANLGLLAPDRSYIAWWQGDDMERVDALANFSPQPVSRYMRAEWFRVPVSTGLPHVTGPYIDLLCTDEYVCTFTHPVFRDGLVAGIVGMDVTAQNLEVMALASLRTLGPEAALVSDAGRAIVAVSPAVDPGDAVHAAPGAASYRLGRHFTAHTAVTPAG
- a CDS encoding FadR/GntR family transcriptional regulator, which translates into the protein MSLSPLGASRSLAALFTPIKSGGLVDEVCSRIELAIETGLLTAGQRLPNEVELASALGVSAVTTREALSQLRGQGLIRTVRGRSGGSFIADDALPSPQKARQRLASLTRLQISDLSLHYQAIASACAGLAARRATADDVDTLEELAFLPGKDSEDPLAWRMAHSEFVLEIAAAARSARLARELLRIQAELGTLTLLPFGEQAFRVEATRLHQALATAIGQHDPPTAESLVRELIQNISSWLLSELATEQLSRKEAAHDTH